The following proteins come from a genomic window of Trifolium pratense cultivar HEN17-A07 linkage group LG4, ARS_RC_1.1, whole genome shotgun sequence:
- the LOC123922549 gene encoding uncharacterized protein LOC123922549, with protein sequence MDLKKRNTKKYSFKEPDLSRLRELGALVPFPEDFQKRYGKLLSILNTNVEEGILNTLIQFYDPIYHCFTFVDYQLVPTLEEYSYWVGLPISERIPYTGLEESPAPSVIANALHLKTSDIVSNRTKKGGFQGLTSNFLFGKAFLFAKNGDVAAFEAILALLIYGLVLFPNIDSFVDNSTIQIFLGGNPVPTLLADAYHSIHHRTHKGEGLILCCAPLLYRWFISHLPRTRHFKENPEKLRWAQRIMPLTSSDIVWYDAAYDVGVIIDGCGEFSNVPLLGTRGGISYNPTLARRQFGYPMKDRPKSILLTGIFYLNEEGSQHMRESFARAWRNVHRKGRDQLGKKLGIVSEDYTKWVISRAIERGMPYSFEKSSSVDASSSTTPPSVIPFKTIDEFQELLARLRLEKDAWERKFRESELENQELKEKLKEQERVLSLQSGLLAEKEEMIRVKDALLRQDSKRKKRQGDLFSSGLDSRFDG encoded by the coding sequence ATGGACCTAAAGAAAAGGAATACTAAGAAGTATAGTTTCAAGGAACCAGACCTTTCCCGACTAAGAGAGCTAGGAGCTCTAGTTCCATTCCCCGAAGATTTCCAAAAGCGATATGGGAAACTTTTGAGCATCCTCAATACAAATGTTGAAGAGGGAATTCTTAACACACTCATCCAGTTCTATGATCCAATTTACCACTGCTTTACTTTTGTCGATTATCAGTTGGTTCCTACCCTAGAGGAGTATTCTTATTGGGTTGGTTTGCCGATCTCCGAAAGGATACCTTATACCGGTTTAGAAGAATCTCCTGCACCTTCAGTTATTGCAAATGCTCTTCACTTGAAGACTTCAGACATAGTCTCCAATCGCACTAAAAAGGGAGGATTTCAAGGATTgacctctaattttttattcggGAAGGCATTTTTGTTTGCCAAAAACGGAGATGTGGCCGCTTTCGAAGCTATCCTTGCTCTACTCATCTATGGGTTAGTATTGTTCCCCAATATTGACAGTTTTGTGGATAATAGTACCATCCAAATCTTCTTGGGAGGGAATCCCGTTCCGACCCTACTTGCGGATGCTTACCATTCTATTCATCATAGGACCCACAAGGGGGAAGGACTTATTCTTTGTTGTGCACCATTACTATATAGGTGGTTTATTTCACACCTACCTCGGACTAGACACTTCAAGGAGAATCCAGAAAAGCTCCGTTGGGCCCAAAGGATTATGCCTCTTACTTCATCCGATATAGTTTGGTACGATGCGGCTTATGATGTCGGAGTGATTATTGATGGTTGTGGGGAGTTCTCCAATGTGCCTCTTCTTGGCACACGGGGAGGAATCAGTTACAACCCTACTCTTGCTAGACGACAGTTCGGATACCCCATGAAGGATAGGCCTAAAAGCATTTTATTAACCGGCATATTCTATCTCAATGAAGAAGGAAGTCAACACATGAGAGAAAGTTTCGCCCGGGCTTGGCGTAATGTTCATAGAAAAGGGAGGGATCAGTTAGGAAAGAAGCTTGGAATTGTCTCCGAAGATTACACTAAATGGGTAATAAGTAGGGCTATAGAGCGCGGGATGCCTTATAGTTTCGAGAAGTCATCTTCTGTTGACGCATCTTCTTCCACCACACCTCCTTCAGTTATCCCATTCAAGACTATAGATGAATTCCAAGAACTTTTGGCAAGATTGAGACTTGAGAAGGATGCGTGGGAGAGAAAATTCCGAGAGTCTGAGCTTGAGAACCAAGAGTTGAAGGAGAAGTTGAAGGAACAAGAGAGGGTGCTTTCTCTACAAAGTGGTTTGTTGGCGGAGAAGGAAGAGATGATTAGGGTCAAGGATGCCTTATTGAGACAGGATAGCAAGAGGAAGAAGAGGCAAGGGGATTTATTTTCCTCTGGCCTCGATTCACGTTTCGATGGCTAG